From Hermetia illucens chromosome 6, iHerIll2.2.curated.20191125, whole genome shotgun sequence, one genomic window encodes:
- the LOC119659992 gene encoding terminal uridylyltransferase Tailor — protein MGDVDIPAGVSEQLCDINLEIRTFLEKFANFRQTNVVDSVLCQNLCQLVEEIESYMDSNPEEIPSPMLSDVNIDFKKNHLEQVVFCNKCQVKIANRVHKIRKHLTSEKHISGQIKGERDHATKQVKLPKKMAAFVRSNFSEYLTGTAATADALKQIPAYDAIRNSLTRALKNIYPNMKVHFFGSRMNGLGNKDSDLDIFIDIDDKYNTLLGSKQAKQNVQLVQNELQKRTDEWRAFTAILSARTPILRVYNHKHSIDCDISFSSLGECNTLLISYLIGLQPICQQMCLFLKKWFKTSQCPESFSSYMFSLMVIFHLQRQSYLPAVFVLQHCVDPSCIGPWQGNFARLPLAEFNMEKIPQTPENILQQLISFFNFYASVDYANNIICPFTGSLVVRKNFNNMKEVFARYDYYRLNSAEKEELRLGTPICIQDPLEHNHNVAKAITNKALSSFANICRLTAMELKIRQQSENKK, from the exons CTTTGCGATATAAATTTGGAGATTAGAacttttcttgaaaaattcgcaaattttcgACAAACGAATGTTGTTGACAGCGTCTTGTGCCAGAATCTATGTCAGCTCGTTGAGGAAATTGAGTCCTACATGGACAGCAATCCCGAGGAGATCCCATCTCCAATGCTGAGTGATGTcaacatcgatttcaagaagaaTCATTTAGAGCAAGTAGTGTTCTGCAATAAATGCCAA GTTAAAATAGCAAACCGGGTTCATAAGATTAGAAAACATTTAACATCGGAAAAACATATCAGCGGGCAGATAAAGGGGGAAAGGGATCACGCAACCAAACAAGTAAAGCTTccaaaaa AGATGGCTGCATTTGTAAGGAGTAACTTTTCCGAATATTTGACTGGAACTGCTGCTACGGCCGATGCGCTCAAACAGATTCCAGCATATGACGCAATTCGAAATTCATTGACGAGGGCCTTGAAAAATATCTACCCGAATATGAAGGTGCACTTTTTTGGGTCAAGAATGAATGGCTTGGGTAATAAGGATTCAGATTTGGACATTTTTATTGACATTG ATGATAAATATAACACACTTCTTGGCTCGAAGCAAGCCAAACAAAATGTTCAATTAGTTCAAAATGAACTTCAGAAGCGAACGGATGAATGGAGGGCGTTCACGGCAATCTTATCAGCGCGTACACCAATTCTCCGAGTGTATAACCATAAACATAGCATTGATTGTGATATATCCTTTTCTAGCTTAGGAGAGTGCAATACGCTCCTAATCAGTTACCTCATCGGACTCCAACCTATAT GTCAACAAATGTgcctatttttgaagaagtggttCAAGACTTCTCAATGCCCCGAATCCTTTTCCAGCTATATGTTTTCTTTAATGGTTATTTTTCATTTACAACGACAGTCTTATTTACCTGCTGTGTTTGTTTTGCAACATTGTGTGGATCCAAGCTGCATTGGTC CCTGGCAAGGAAACTTTGCCCGCCTGCCACTCGCTGAATTCAACATGGAAAAGATTCCTCAAACACCAGAAAATATTTTGCAACAGTTGATCTCATTCTTCAATTTTTATGCTTCTGTTGACTATGCCAACAACATAATTTGCCCATTCACTGGATCTTTGGTGGTGAGAAAGAACTTCAACAACATGAAAGAAGTATTTGCAAG ATATGACTACTACCGATTGAACAGTGCAGAAAAAGAGGAACTTCGATTGGGGACACCCATCTGTATTCAGGATCCTCTGGAGCATAATCATAATGTTGCAAAGGCAATCACTAACAAAGCCTTGAGCAGTTTTGCCAATATTTGTCGATTAACAGCAATGGAGCTTAAAATTCGTCaacaaagtgaaaataaaaagtaa
- the LOC119659827 gene encoding methionine-R-sulfoxide reductase B1 isoform X1, protein MHSSRIAAQCLFHRLSSLTNPRGFSPANSLVICWISSKKSEESSGYFSKKFSFRRNLLKICSFLISFRIFQNTGKKTLKMASKEELRARLTPLQYQVTQEAATERPFTGCYNKHYEKGTYRCIVCHQTLFSSDTKYDSGCGWPAFNDVLDKGKITLHRDASIPGGNILLLIKHPERIRTEVRCAKCGAHMGHVFDDGPMPTRKRYCINSAAIDFVTNDEAEASEKSS, encoded by the exons ATGCATAGTTCACGCATTGCTGCCCAGTGTCTGTTTCATCGCCTTTCATCACTTACAAATCCAAGGGGATTCAGTCCAGCTAATAGCCTAGTCATTTGTTGGATCTCATCCAAAAAATCAGAGGAATCGAGTGGGTATTTTAGTAAAAAGTTCTCGTTCCGccgaaatttgttaaaaatttgTAGCTTCTTGATTTCATTCAGAATCTTTCAAA ACACCGGAAAGAAAACATTGAAAATGGCAAGTAAAGAAGAACTACGTGCACGCTTAACACCACTCCAATATCAAGTTACCCAAGAAGCAGCCACAGAACGTCCATTCACGG GTTGTTATAATAAGCACTATGAGAAAGGCACATATCGTTGTATCGTCTGCCATCAAACGCTGTTTAGTTCTGATACGAAATATGATTCCGGTTGCGGTTGGCCTGCTTTCAACGATGTTCTAGATAAGGGAAAAATCACATTACATCGTGATGCAAGTATTCCAG GAGGAAATATTTTACTGCTAATTAAACATCCAGAACGCATAAGAACTGAAGTGAGATGTGCGAAATGTGGAGCTCACATGGGCCATGTATTCGATGATGGACCGATGCCTACACGAAAGCGGTATTGCATCAATTCAGCAGCAATTGATTTCGTAACAAATGACGAAGCGGAGGCCAGTGAAAAAAGTAGTTAG
- the LOC119659827 gene encoding methionine-R-sulfoxide reductase B1 isoform X2: MHSSRIAAQCLFHRLSSLTNPRGFSPANSLVICWISSKKSEESSGYFSKKFSFRRNLLKICSFLISFRIFQNTGKKTLKMASKEELRARLTPLQYQVTQEAATERPFTGCYNKHYEKGTYRCIVCHQTLFSSDTKYDSGCGWPAFNDVLDKGKITLHRDASIPERIRTEVRCAKCGAHMGHVFDDGPMPTRKRYCINSAAIDFVTNDEAEASEKSS, from the exons ATGCATAGTTCACGCATTGCTGCCCAGTGTCTGTTTCATCGCCTTTCATCACTTACAAATCCAAGGGGATTCAGTCCAGCTAATAGCCTAGTCATTTGTTGGATCTCATCCAAAAAATCAGAGGAATCGAGTGGGTATTTTAGTAAAAAGTTCTCGTTCCGccgaaatttgttaaaaatttgTAGCTTCTTGATTTCATTCAGAATCTTTCAAA ACACCGGAAAGAAAACATTGAAAATGGCAAGTAAAGAAGAACTACGTGCACGCTTAACACCACTCCAATATCAAGTTACCCAAGAAGCAGCCACAGAACGTCCATTCACGG GTTGTTATAATAAGCACTATGAGAAAGGCACATATCGTTGTATCGTCTGCCATCAAACGCTGTTTAGTTCTGATACGAAATATGATTCCGGTTGCGGTTGGCCTGCTTTCAACGATGTTCTAGATAAGGGAAAAATCACATTACATCGTGATGCAAGTATTCCAG AACGCATAAGAACTGAAGTGAGATGTGCGAAATGTGGAGCTCACATGGGCCATGTATTCGATGATGGACCGATGCCTACACGAAAGCGGTATTGCATCAATTCAGCAGCAATTGATTTCGTAACAAATGACGAAGCGGAGGCCAGTGAAAAAAGTAGTTAG
- the LOC119659827 gene encoding methionine-R-sulfoxide reductase B1 isoform X5, giving the protein MLHAHTGKKTLKMASKEELRARLTPLQYQVTQEAATERPFTGCYNKHYEKGTYRCIVCHQTLFSSDTKYDSGCGWPAFNDVLDKGKITLHRDASIPGGNILLLIKHPERIRTEVRCAKCGAHMGHVFDDGPMPTRKRYCINSAAIDFVTNDEAEASEKSS; this is encoded by the exons ATGTTGCATGCAC ACACCGGAAAGAAAACATTGAAAATGGCAAGTAAAGAAGAACTACGTGCACGCTTAACACCACTCCAATATCAAGTTACCCAAGAAGCAGCCACAGAACGTCCATTCACGG GTTGTTATAATAAGCACTATGAGAAAGGCACATATCGTTGTATCGTCTGCCATCAAACGCTGTTTAGTTCTGATACGAAATATGATTCCGGTTGCGGTTGGCCTGCTTTCAACGATGTTCTAGATAAGGGAAAAATCACATTACATCGTGATGCAAGTATTCCAG GAGGAAATATTTTACTGCTAATTAAACATCCAGAACGCATAAGAACTGAAGTGAGATGTGCGAAATGTGGAGCTCACATGGGCCATGTATTCGATGATGGACCGATGCCTACACGAAAGCGGTATTGCATCAATTCAGCAGCAATTGATTTCGTAACAAATGACGAAGCGGAGGCCAGTGAAAAAAGTAGTTAG
- the LOC119659827 gene encoding methionine-R-sulfoxide reductase B1 isoform X4: MHSSRIAAQCLFHRLSSLTNPRGFSPANSLVICWISSKKSEESNTGKKTLKMASKEELRARLTPLQYQVTQEAATERPFTGCYNKHYEKGTYRCIVCHQTLFSSDTKYDSGCGWPAFNDVLDKGKITLHRDASIPGGNILLLIKHPERIRTEVRCAKCGAHMGHVFDDGPMPTRKRYCINSAAIDFVTNDEAEASEKSS, from the exons ATGCATAGTTCACGCATTGCTGCCCAGTGTCTGTTTCATCGCCTTTCATCACTTACAAATCCAAGGGGATTCAGTCCAGCTAATAGCCTAGTCATTTGTTGGATCTCATCCAAAAAATCAGAGGAATCGA ACACCGGAAAGAAAACATTGAAAATGGCAAGTAAAGAAGAACTACGTGCACGCTTAACACCACTCCAATATCAAGTTACCCAAGAAGCAGCCACAGAACGTCCATTCACGG GTTGTTATAATAAGCACTATGAGAAAGGCACATATCGTTGTATCGTCTGCCATCAAACGCTGTTTAGTTCTGATACGAAATATGATTCCGGTTGCGGTTGGCCTGCTTTCAACGATGTTCTAGATAAGGGAAAAATCACATTACATCGTGATGCAAGTATTCCAG GAGGAAATATTTTACTGCTAATTAAACATCCAGAACGCATAAGAACTGAAGTGAGATGTGCGAAATGTGGAGCTCACATGGGCCATGTATTCGATGATGGACCGATGCCTACACGAAAGCGGTATTGCATCAATTCAGCAGCAATTGATTTCGTAACAAATGACGAAGCGGAGGCCAGTGAAAAAAGTAGTTAG
- the LOC119659827 gene encoding methionine-R-sulfoxide reductase B1 isoform X3, with product MHSSRIAAQCLFHRLSSLTNPRGFSPANSLVICWISSKKSEESSGYFSKKFSFRRNLLKICSFLISFRIFQNTGKKTLKMASKEELRARLTPLQYQVTQEAATERPFTGCYNKHYEKGTYRCIVCHQTLFSSDTKYDSGCGWPAFNDVLDKGKITLHRDASIPGMERIEVRCSQCSAHMGHVFDDGPAPTGTRYCINSASIDFVAEK from the exons ATGCATAGTTCACGCATTGCTGCCCAGTGTCTGTTTCATCGCCTTTCATCACTTACAAATCCAAGGGGATTCAGTCCAGCTAATAGCCTAGTCATTTGTTGGATCTCATCCAAAAAATCAGAGGAATCGAGTGGGTATTTTAGTAAAAAGTTCTCGTTCCGccgaaatttgttaaaaatttgTAGCTTCTTGATTTCATTCAGAATCTTTCAAA ACACCGGAAAGAAAACATTGAAAATGGCAAGTAAAGAAGAACTACGTGCACGCTTAACACCACTCCAATATCAAGTTACCCAAGAAGCAGCCACAGAACGTCCATTCACGG GTTGTTATAATAAGCACTATGAGAAAGGCACATATCGTTGTATCGTCTGCCATCAAACGCTGTTTAGTTCTGATACGAAATATGATTCCGGTTGCGGTTGGCCTGCTTTCAACGATGTTCTAGATAAGGGAAAAATCACATTACATCGTGATGCAAGTATTCCAG GAATGGAACGCATAGAAGTACGCTGCTCGCAATGCTCAGCACATATGGGTCACGTTTTCGATGATGGTCCCGCACCAACTGGGACACGTTATTGTATAAATTCAGCATCTATTGACTTTGTCGCTGAGAAATAA